A genome region from Nitrospira sp. includes the following:
- a CDS encoding murein transglycosylase domain-containing protein — translation MSRRRMPLLLLSLSIPALFSGCETTDKMLGAAERAVGSSTGRTVLDIVGGKDPAEIARRRVENYGRDPQALLRDLRSIQRDFQTLMAALTGEVGKKWGTKDVKLPEQKKYVKYTQNYRSRAIVDFDAGTILIETLDEKDPRASLKNAVVTTLLTPNDPRSVDLFTDKEITLTSDKEPYLLGLVLDQSGKPVRTPADAEQFADTLLAKNTTTRKIDQEGGSRTAHMVTISMVTNFSHKQAEKYRTVVGQFAERFQISPSLVFAIIRTESNFNPFAVSSAPAYGLMQLVPTSGGRDAYRKAKGEDKAPSRDYLFDPDNNIELGTAYLNVLTYTQLDDVTDPVSREYCVISAYNTGAGNVFKTFSKDQRGALQQINALQPAALYDRLRSGLPYQETRDYLAKVVGFRKQFVTIGESGSK, via the coding sequence ATGTCCCGTCGACGAATGCCTCTCCTGCTGCTGAGTCTTTCCATTCCTGCTCTCTTTTCAGGCTGTGAAACAACCGACAAGATGCTCGGCGCCGCCGAACGAGCCGTCGGCAGCAGCACGGGACGCACCGTCCTCGATATCGTCGGGGGCAAGGATCCGGCCGAAATCGCCCGACGACGCGTCGAAAATTACGGGCGGGACCCCCAAGCCCTGTTGCGGGATCTGCGATCGATCCAGCGAGACTTTCAAACGCTCATGGCGGCGTTGACGGGAGAGGTCGGGAAGAAGTGGGGCACCAAGGACGTCAAACTGCCCGAGCAGAAAAAGTATGTAAAGTATACCCAGAACTACCGCAGTCGGGCCATTGTGGATTTCGATGCAGGTACCATCCTGATCGAGACGCTGGACGAGAAGGATCCGCGGGCCAGCCTGAAAAACGCGGTCGTGACCACCCTCCTCACCCCCAACGACCCACGTAGCGTCGATCTGTTTACGGATAAAGAAATCACCCTGACCAGCGACAAAGAACCGTACCTCCTGGGCCTCGTGTTGGATCAGTCCGGAAAGCCGGTGCGCACACCCGCGGACGCGGAACAGTTTGCCGACACGCTCCTCGCGAAGAACACGACCACCCGCAAGATCGACCAGGAAGGGGGATCGAGAACCGCCCACATGGTCACGATCTCTATGGTGACGAATTTCTCGCACAAACAAGCGGAGAAATATCGGACGGTCGTCGGCCAGTTTGCGGAGCGGTTCCAAATCAGTCCCAGCCTTGTGTTTGCCATCATCCGCACCGAAAGTAACTTCAACCCCTTTGCCGTCAGTTCTGCACCGGCGTACGGGTTGATGCAATTGGTCCCCACCAGCGGAGGACGGGACGCGTACCGAAAGGCCAAAGGTGAGGACAAGGCGCCCTCGCGCGACTACCTCTTCGATCCGGACAACAACATCGAATTGGGAACGGCCTATCTCAACGTGCTGACGTACACCCAATTGGACGATGTGACTGACCCAGTCTCGCGTGAATACTGCGTGATCTCCGCCTACAACACCGGCGCCGGCAACGTATTCAAAACCTTTTCCAAAGATCAGCGCGGCGCCTTGCAACAGATCAATGCCCTACAGCCGGCGGCCCTCTACGACCGCCTCCGCAGCGGACTTCCCTACCAGGAGACTCGCGACTACCTGGCAAAAGTCGTGGGATTCCGCAAACAGTTTGTCACCATCGGCGAGTCAGGATCTAAATAA
- a CDS encoding ABC transporter substrate-binding protein produces MVCLLAVMLTAVSGHATASWAGQTPTEAVERTMKDMLYILTELKDVSRSTQRQWEIEQVVRRAFNYEEMAERSLGETGVKSNAAARRQFVRLFVQVLRDDLADHLRDYSVAQVAYLAERDDVGGTYVVIAPAGAQVDTRIEVHVVQRSGAWLVNDISIDGSSIMAKYQAQFTRILREGSFSDLMEYLKQKTVVA; encoded by the coding sequence ATGGTGTGCCTACTTGCTGTGATGTTGACGGCGGTCTCCGGCCATGCCACCGCTTCGTGGGCAGGACAGACGCCTACGGAGGCGGTCGAGCGCACGATGAAGGATATGTTGTATATCCTGACGGAGTTGAAGGATGTGAGCCGGTCGACTCAGCGCCAATGGGAAATTGAGCAGGTGGTTCGACGGGCGTTCAACTATGAAGAAATGGCCGAACGTTCCCTGGGGGAGACCGGGGTCAAGTCGAATGCTGCCGCACGACGGCAGTTTGTGCGACTGTTTGTGCAGGTGTTACGCGACGATTTGGCTGACCACCTGCGAGACTATTCTGTCGCCCAAGTAGCCTATCTTGCTGAGCGGGACGATGTCGGCGGGACGTATGTGGTGATCGCTCCGGCTGGAGCGCAGGTCGATACACGGATTGAAGTTCACGTCGTCCAGCGATCCGGGGCCTGGCTTGTCAACGACATCAGCATCGACGGTTCCAGCATTATGGCCAAATATCAGGCCCAGTTTACGCGTATCCTTCGCGAGGGATCCTTTTCCGATCTCATGGAATACCTCAAACAGAAAACCGTCGTTGCCTAG
- a CDS encoding response regulator transcription factor — protein MIHEPESAAPLITIAIASRNQLLRLGLRTLIAPHQHLRLIGEATHTLQTMRIIAQEKPQLLIIEPEPGMNIIRLVQEVKASLPTIRIIALHGIEDSHCGADALSSGLDGMVLTIQPWAVLLATIEYLGRLPAKVARCHPCEPSPLQNTDSATDSYQRIPVLSNWSENLTKREKDIIRLIGKGLSNKDIACRLSICSTTVRHHLTSIFGKLEVRSRQQLLIRAYDYGLITLRANGPLREQG, from the coding sequence TTGATTCACGAACCAGAATCAGCCGCGCCACTTATTACCATCGCAATTGCCAGCCGGAATCAGCTCCTGCGGCTGGGCCTACGAACCCTCATCGCACCGCACCAGCACCTCCGGCTGATCGGAGAAGCGACACACACGCTACAGACGATGAGAATCATCGCGCAAGAGAAACCGCAGTTGCTCATCATTGAGCCGGAGCCTGGCATGAACATCATCCGGCTGGTTCAAGAGGTGAAGGCTTCTCTCCCGACCATACGAATCATCGCGCTGCATGGAATTGAAGATAGCCACTGCGGGGCGGACGCCTTGTCATCGGGACTGGACGGTATGGTACTGACCATCCAACCCTGGGCCGTCCTGCTTGCCACCATCGAGTACCTCGGTCGGCTTCCGGCGAAGGTAGCGCGCTGTCATCCTTGCGAGCCAAGCCCGTTGCAGAACACCGATTCAGCCACCGACAGTTACCAACGGATCCCCGTTCTGTCGAATTGGTCCGAGAACCTCACTAAACGGGAGAAGGACATCATCAGATTGATTGGAAAGGGCCTATCCAACAAAGACATCGCCTGTCGTCTCAGCATTTGCAGCACGACCGTGCGCCATCACCTCACCAGTATTTTCGGCAAACTTGAGGTGCGCAGCCGCCAACAGCTCTTGATCCGAGCGTATGACTACGGCCTCATCACACTCCGCGCGAATGGTCCTCTCAGGGAACAAGGCTAG
- a CDS encoding DUF2934 domain-containing protein, with translation MTQRRMRAIEDSDRVTSRPPMRRETAAQARSGPEQSPQQVDSDRTTEEIRTRIQTLAYELYQQRGGQDGYDRQDWLEAERLTLAEPTRARQDGVGRLPTSSHA, from the coding sequence ATGACACAGCGACGGATGCGGGCCATCGAAGACAGCGACCGGGTAACGAGTCGGCCCCCGATGAGACGGGAGACGGCGGCACAAGCGCGGTCGGGTCCTGAGCAGTCGCCACAGCAGGTCGACAGCGATAGGACGACCGAGGAAATCAGGACACGCATCCAAACGCTGGCCTATGAGCTCTACCAGCAACGAGGGGGGCAGGACGGGTATGACCGTCAAGACTGGCTGGAGGCCGAACGATTGACGCTCGCAGAACCAACGCGCGCGCGCCAGGACGGAGTCGGCCGTCTCCCGACCTCGTCCCATGCGTAA